GGCTACTTCAAGACGCCGCCGCCGTGCCCCACCTGCGGCCTGGATTTCAACCCCGACGGCGATGCCGCGGTCGGCTGGATCATCGTGAACCTGGGGGCGACGATGATCATCTTCTTCCTGACCGCCTTCATCGGGATCCTCGTCACCTGGCCGAAGGTGCCCTGGACCGGCCTGACCGTGGGCACCGTGCTGCTGAACTTGGCGGTGCCCTTCCTGCTGACCCCGTTCTCCCGGACGGTGTGGGCGGCGATCTTCGTGCTGCTGCACCGGATGGACGGCCGGAGGGCCTGGGGGTAGGGGCACTGGGCGGCCGTTATCCTAAGAACCGCAGCCCCGGGGCCGTAGCTCAGCTGGTAGAGCGCCTGCTTTGCAAGCAGGAAGTCGTCGGTTCGAGTCCGATCGGCTCCACACCGTAGAAGAGTCTTATCGCTTGTCGTCTTGGTC
The Actinomycetota bacterium DNA segment above includes these coding regions:
- a CDS encoding DUF983 domain-containing protein — its product is MAEVEGPSETAVAWSGKTADPVTVLVRGMFLRCPRCGRRKIVQGYFKTPPPCPTCGLDFNPDGDAAVGWIIVNLGATMIIFFLTAFIGILVTWPKVPWTGLTVGTVLLNLAVPFLLTPFSRTVWAAIFVLLHRMDGRRAWG